Proteins encoded in a region of the Planococcus shixiaomingii genome:
- a CDS encoding CapA family protein — translation MGKKIRIAALGDIAVLQKPKKDIWKGMMEQADICLANLEAPIVATPGPPADKMVRMKQPAETASWLNELHITAVSLANNHMLDWGIEGLQQTCRFLDEAGIRHTGAGNDLEQAAEPVFIEKEGFTIAFISWSSAVPPGFRAIKNRPGIASVRIKTSFHIDSSILDEQPGTPPWIQTIPVEEDLLLLEQAIKDAASKSDFVILAMHWGVPPQWSSVPQDPIAEYQKIVAQRVANAGVDVVIGHHSHAPYGLETYQAEKGEPKEVPILYSLGNYIFHPEFFPAGLDISPFPVPYKMEMVAENHQSCLAELVLAPVGEKLKLEKVILYPAMLDDIGEAVEGTEEQKQLVAERLYQFSASRGAKAVLENQQIVLDLGH, via the coding sequence ATGGGCAAAAAAATACGAATCGCCGCACTTGGGGATATCGCCGTTTTGCAAAAGCCTAAAAAAGACATTTGGAAAGGCATGATGGAACAAGCGGATATTTGCTTGGCGAATCTTGAAGCTCCCATTGTGGCAACTCCCGGACCGCCGGCAGATAAAATGGTCCGCATGAAACAACCGGCCGAAACGGCTTCATGGTTAAATGAGCTGCATATAACAGCCGTTTCACTGGCAAACAACCATATGCTGGATTGGGGCATAGAAGGGCTCCAACAAACGTGCCGGTTTCTTGATGAAGCGGGAATCCGCCATACAGGAGCAGGAAACGATTTGGAACAAGCTGCCGAACCCGTCTTTATCGAAAAAGAAGGCTTTACGATTGCGTTTATTTCTTGGTCCTCTGCTGTTCCGCCTGGGTTTCGGGCAATCAAAAACCGACCGGGAATTGCAAGCGTCCGCATCAAAACATCGTTCCATATCGATTCGAGCATCCTGGATGAACAGCCGGGTACACCTCCCTGGATCCAAACGATACCGGTCGAAGAAGACCTGCTTTTGTTGGAACAAGCGATAAAAGATGCTGCAAGCAAATCGGATTTTGTCATTTTGGCGATGCATTGGGGAGTGCCGCCGCAGTGGAGTTCAGTGCCACAAGATCCGATTGCCGAATACCAAAAGATTGTGGCGCAGCGTGTGGCCAATGCCGGGGTGGATGTGGTGATCGGCCATCACTCGCATGCCCCTTATGGTCTGGAGACTTATCAAGCGGAAAAGGGTGAGCCAAAAGAAGTTCCGATCTTATACAGCTTAGGCAATTATATTTTCCATCCCGAGTTCTTTCCTGCCGGACTGGATATTTCACCATTCCCTGTTCCTTACAAGATGGAGATGGTTGCGGAAAACCACCAAAGCTGTTTAGCGGAACTGGTGCTTGCACCTGTTGGAGAAAAGCTGAAGTTAGAAAAGGTTATTTTGTATCCCGCTATGTTAGATGATATTGGCGAAGCGGTGGAAGGAACAGAGGAGCAGAAACAATTGGTTGCAGAACGCCTCTATCAATTTTCGGCATCACGGGGGGCGAAGGCGGTACTGGAAAATCAACAAATTGTGCTGGACCTGGGGCATTAA
- a CDS encoding zinc-binding dehydrogenase, translating to MDKHLVAFGATNGMKTVPDKMKAVMIREHGGPEVLSIEEIETPKPGFGEVLLKVEHTALNHLDVFAREGLKGPGVPKLTLPHISGVDIVGRVAVYGPGESGNSSQHQIGERVLVNPSFGCGMCRACRAGEPSMCRDYKIVGEHLWGGLAEYVVVPARNIVSIPEHIPSEVAAAIPAVYTTAWRGVVTVGKVKPSDTVLVIGASGGLGSAQLDIAVAAGATVIGIAGSEEKRQKCLDMGAVAMFDSHAEWQEDVMKWTGGEGVNLVLDSVGKPTFRKSLNCLDFGGRLVLSGATAGDFPEMSIREIYQWHRQVLGAPMGNWEDFLQVTECVWQGKLNPQVHAVYLLEDIATAEVELDKRRHFGKIVIKVG from the coding sequence ATGGACAAACATTTAGTAGCTTTTGGTGCTACGAATGGAATGAAAACAGTTCCTGATAAAATGAAGGCGGTCATGATCCGGGAACACGGCGGACCGGAAGTTCTTTCTATAGAAGAAATCGAAACTCCAAAACCTGGCTTCGGCGAAGTGTTGCTCAAAGTGGAACATACTGCGTTAAATCATCTGGACGTTTTTGCCCGGGAAGGACTGAAAGGGCCCGGTGTACCGAAACTGACCTTGCCGCACATATCGGGCGTAGATATTGTCGGCCGGGTGGCTGTCTACGGTCCAGGGGAAAGCGGAAATTCTTCCCAGCATCAAATAGGAGAAAGAGTATTGGTTAATCCGTCATTTGGCTGCGGAATGTGCCGTGCATGCAGAGCGGGTGAACCGAGCATGTGCCGCGATTACAAAATCGTCGGTGAACATCTATGGGGTGGACTTGCTGAATATGTCGTTGTGCCGGCGCGAAACATCGTGTCGATTCCAGAACATATCCCGTCCGAAGTGGCGGCCGCCATTCCTGCCGTCTATACGACGGCCTGGCGAGGTGTCGTAACAGTCGGGAAAGTCAAACCGTCGGACACCGTTTTGGTGATAGGTGCTTCTGGCGGCTTGGGTTCAGCTCAACTTGATATTGCTGTTGCAGCAGGAGCGACGGTCATCGGCATTGCGGGAAGCGAGGAAAAGCGCCAAAAATGCTTGGATATGGGAGCGGTGGCCATGTTCGATTCACACGCGGAATGGCAAGAGGACGTGATGAAGTGGACGGGCGGCGAAGGCGTGAATCTGGTTCTTGATTCCGTCGGCAAACCGACTTTCCGAAAAAGTTTGAACTGCTTGGATTTTGGCGGAAGGCTTGTGCTGTCCGGAGCCACCGCCGGAGATTTCCCGGAAATGAGCATCCGTGAGATTTATCAATGGCATCGGCAAGTGCTCGGAGCACCTATGGGAAATTGGGAAGACTTTTTGCAAGTGACCGAGTGCGTATGGCAAGGAAAACTCAATCCGCAAGTCCATGCGGTTTATCTGTTGGAAGACATCGCAACTGCAGAGGTTGAGTTGGATAAAAGAAGGCATTTTGGGAAGATCGTTATAAAGGTTGGCTGA
- a CDS encoding alpha/beta fold hydrolase, translating to MFTTINGNKLYYEIHGNPEGETIFFIHGAPGLGDCRGDIKAFSPLGDQYRLVFMDMRGSGRSEGKPPFTHEQWTADIEEMRKTIVGGPIKILGGSYGGFLTLEYVLRYPENVTHVMLRDTGSNSNFDHLSVDRALNSNLPGIEEDGIRRLFDGKVESNEELKRMFVAIQPLYTVKFDEEAVKERMDSIYYRYETHNFAFRYNKPEFNLDDDLHKIAVPVLVTVGRHDWITPVECSELIAEKIPNSQLVIFENSGHSPQHEENEAYLQLVRTFLSKVSTPAAK from the coding sequence TTGTTTACGACAATCAACGGCAACAAGCTTTACTATGAGATTCATGGCAATCCGGAAGGCGAAACGATTTTCTTCATTCACGGGGCTCCAGGGCTTGGCGACTGCCGAGGGGATATAAAGGCTTTTTCTCCATTAGGAGACCAGTACCGGCTGGTGTTCATGGACATGAGAGGATCCGGAAGATCGGAAGGGAAGCCGCCCTTTACGCACGAACAATGGACTGCGGACATTGAGGAAATGAGAAAAACGATCGTTGGCGGCCCCATTAAAATTTTAGGCGGCTCCTATGGCGGGTTTTTGACTCTCGAGTATGTGCTGCGCTATCCGGAAAACGTCACCCATGTCATGCTTAGGGACACGGGATCGAACAGCAACTTCGACCACCTTTCAGTGGACCGCGCATTAAACAGCAACCTGCCAGGAATCGAAGAAGATGGCATTCGGCGCTTGTTCGACGGAAAAGTGGAATCCAATGAAGAACTAAAGAGGATGTTTGTGGCTATCCAGCCGCTCTACACAGTGAAATTCGATGAAGAAGCGGTGAAGGAGCGGATGGATTCGATTTATTACCGGTATGAAACGCATAACTTTGCGTTCCGCTACAACAAACCTGAATTTAATTTGGATGACGATTTGCATAAAATCGCTGTTCCGGTTTTGGTGACTGTCGGCAGGCACGACTGGATTACGCCTGTCGAATGTTCGGAATTGATTGCCGAAAAAATTCCGAATTCGCAACTGGTGATATTCGAAAACAGCGGCCATTCACCCCAGCACGAAGAAAATGAAGCATATCTGCAATTGGTCCGGACATTTTTAAGCAAAGTCTCAACTCCTGCAGCAAAGTGA